A region of the Larus michahellis chromosome 4, bLarMic1.1, whole genome shotgun sequence genome:
CACCAAAACAAATACCACAGTGCATCTGACCACAACCTCCTTCTACTCAACCTGTAGCCTTCATGATTTTAGCCCCATCCTGCAGTATCTCCACGGCCTTGTTTGTCTGTCTCAAAACCCGCCCCAAAGTAGCATCTCTGAAGAGCTgtcagaaaggagaagagaggaatgAATGCGCTCCGCGCTCATCCTTAGCCTCCAAAGTGCTCTAAGTGGGCGTTTTAAATTGTATCAAGCATCAAACCAACCCTGTGCAGTGAGGAACGGTGTAGTTATTATTCCTGAACAGCAGTAGCGTGCCATGAATAACTCAGCTGGACTCAGAACCGTGCTGGGATCTGAATCCTGGGAGAATCTCAGTCAATACAAGACTCATAACCACTTAAACGGAACCAACATCGGATCATACGTAGAGATTTTTACATGCAGGAGCGTGGGTTCAGATACAACAGTCCAAAACGTTAAGTCCAGATATATTCAGgtcatttttcctcctcctccatttctGAGGAGAGATTTTTCTGCATTGTATCTGCAATAGTGACATTCTAACAGCCGTTGTTAGAGCACGGCCGTCCTCATCCATAGGTAAATAAACACCTGGGGCTTGGAGGTAAAACCAAGAGCAGCAGAAGGTGTATGCAGAAAGACGTCAATATAGACAGCTTACACGTAAAGAAAGATTGGACTGTGAGTAGAGCCGGCCCTGTAGCCTCTTCAGGAAGCAAGAATTACAGAATTTTCAGCTCTTGTATACGGGGATGTGCATATCAGTGTTGCCTGGGGGAACGCTCTGTATTTAGGTCCCTGTATCATATAAATATACCCTGTCTATTTACACCTGTATCGTCATCTTAATTGACTCTTCAGAATCAGTTTCTCATttcagaaaaaggtttttttctgaaactttgcTCCAAACATGTTTTTATTCATTCCACTTAAGCACAAGaaaccaaaagcatttttaagctTTCACTTTTCCAGGCTCCAGCACAGTTTTTCCTATGCTGTAAGTTGTCATACTGTAATAATCACTGCAGCATATAAATCCGCAGAGATAATATCATCTGCAGGTCTTTATTTTATCCAATGTATAAATTATTCTTGGAAAGATGGGAGTGGAAATGACAACCTACTTCTTTTGGGGATCCCACAGCCAAATTAgctgcttttttctccctctctaaAATGCAGAATGCTGTTACCACCGTCCTGTTAGTGCAATATTAGCAGCGTGTTATGGAGACAGAAAGCGCGGTGTACTAGTTTCTGCCCGAACACACGTGGGTATCTTACAGATACCACTGGTTGGGATGTTTGGGCTTATCTTGCAGCCTAACTTCCCTGCTGCGATGCCAGCCCCAGGACGGGCTGTATTGACCAGCGAGATGCAAGCCCCTTGGAAACACGCAGAGATTCAGGCACATTAAACTCTCTTCCAGCTGGAGGAACACCGCTCCTATTAAATGTGTTTAACATTTATATAACAGCAGTATCCCGATGCCCCAGTTAGCGCAATACCCAGTTACTTAATGTGGAGATCTCTCTTAGGACTAGTTTATCATCTTAgcaattcctcctcctttttacaaaataaaagcttgtCAGTGGTCAGCCTCCTCATTCCTCTCACTCCACCAAGCAGTGGGAGGAAAttacttgctctgcctatctggTTTTTTCCCAGGCATCTGCTTCGTTTCACAGTTTCCTGCATCCTGAAATAGCAGGGAGACATCCCACCTTGTCCTTGATGAGTGGCGGTAAAACTTGAGaaggataaaataaaatccatactAACCAGGTACATCAGCCCCACCTTCCCACCAGTACCATCGGGCTTCCAAGCTCTCCATGGCCAAGTTCAAGTCAAAGGACAGGTAGTCACCACCACACAGAAGGCAGAAAGCAGGATGAGGGCTTGAAGGAGGATTTCATGGCAAAGATAGATAACAAGAACGAATTTCTGCACATGCTGCTTGCTGCTACTGCAGCTTCCATTTGCTAGCTCGTCCTTCTTGTTCCTGTAGGGAAAAATAACTCCTTTGTGAACTTGTTCCCCCACCAAAAAAGGGAGTAATGGTTACGAGAGCAACAAATATTGAGAATGAGATGCAGGGAGGAATACTCTCTGATAATTAGATGGCCACTAGTATATAAACTATATGTATTGGCAAAAAAAGCACGCTGAACGGTAAACAGTAAGGATGAGGTTTTAGTCATGCCACTAATTCAGAACAGAGCAAACCATTTAGGTAATTACAAAGCCAAACCAAACGAAACCCGGACAATAGTGGCAAGTTACCCAGCACTCACTGCAGACAGCAACAGGCGCGTTTGCACAGCAATACCGCCGTTCACcctgaatatatttttcactaTCCTGTATCTTACAGGACACAGCTAAACCACACAAAATACCTGGTACCTGCACTTCCCCGGGAAGATGGCCTAAACTTAGGAGTCCCTGGGGTTCAAGCCCAGTTTTGTGACATCCACCCCAAAGACCAGGAATAACCCCAGACACTAGTACATGCTGGGGTCTGGCCAgttggaaaacagctttgcagaagagaacTTGAGGGtcttggtggacaccaagttgaacatgagccagcgatgtgcccttgctgcaaaggtggcaatggtatcctgggctgcattaggcaaagtgttgccagcagggtcaagggaggtgatccttcccatcagctctgcactggtgaggccacacctggagtactgtgtccagttctggggtccccaatGCAAGACAggcatggacatactggagagagtcctgcaaagggctaccaagaagatgaagggactggagcatctctcctatgaggaaaggctgagagaactgctCATCCTAGAGAAGGTTCAGGGAGGACTTTAtgaatgtatataaatacctgaagggagggtgcaaagaggatggagacagtctcatttcagtggtgcccagtggcaggaccagaggcaaaGGGCAACAACGCAAACACAGGAGATTCCCTCTGAACGTCAGGAAAccttttttcactgtgagggtgactgagcactagcacaggttgcccaaagaggaggtggagtctccatccttggaggtattcaaaagctgtctggacatggttctgggcaactggctgtaggtggccctgcttgagcagagagTTGGACCAGatacttccagaggtcccttccagccccagccactctgtgattctatgacttcccACCAGCCCTTCAGTTCCTTGTAACGAGCTGTTACCACTGGCAAACTCCAGTCCATCCAATAACAGTGCCATAATAAGATATAAGTAAGAGTCAATAAATTATCATAGTCATTAAGCCCACTGTTACATAGAGTGAAAAATCATTGTCTTAAGAATTGGGACATACGTAGAAGTGAACAGTCACAAGACCGTATCAAGGCCATACACAGAAATGACCAATCACCTCTACAGAAAGCCTTGTAACGACCTAATGAGGGTTGTTTCCTCCGTAACTCAGAGCAAAGACAGAGCTGTCTTTAAAGCACATGCAAACCTAACGCTAAACCAACTATTCACACTGATGTGATGCCCGTATGCAGAACTGATCCCTGGCACCCTGTACTAGCTTCTCTTACCGCCACTAAATGGGATTGTATTTGATACAAGGCGTGATGGCTCTGGTTACCCACCTTTGAGGGCTCACCATCAAATCTGGACATCATACAGCAGCAGTCGGTGTTCAACAACGCTTTTACGCAGGAGAGAGCTCACCAGTCGGACCACACAGGCTTAAAGACGCAAATATATCTCAAAACATGAAACCTTGCATCACCATTTAGCTTGTAAATGGCACGAGATGTGAATCAGCCCACGTAACTAATCTACCTTACCCAGGAGAGGGACAAAAGCGATGCTTTCCACTTGAAATCTAgtaagtttttttaaaagttgtttgcTATCATAGCAGTTGCCTTTGCAAATACTCTTACTTTGGTACATGCATTCTCACCCCAAGAATTAATGTTCCTGTTGATCTTTACAAAAGAAGTGGCCTTCTAGAGTGCAAAACACAAGGACTTGTTGCTCAAGCTGCTTCTAGAAGACAAGGGAAGGAGAAATATGATAGATTAGACAAGAAAGTGTTCAAGGCTAtcaaaaaacaaatattaaaaattattgttcGAACTATTTTCAGACAGACAAAATACAGAGCTTCTTTTTGTGCTTATTAAAACAACGACAACAAAAGACTATTTTACATATGCAGACCATACGGCCATCAAACGGGTTTAGAAGTGTCAGCCGTCAAAAGAGAGACACTGACAAATAGCAGAACAAAACCGCTGCAACCAAGATGGTTTAAACATAAGGTAACTATCAGCTTGTCTAACACAAAATACCTTCTCAGCTACAAACCTTCCCCCAAGTGTATATTAAGTCAGCGCTTTAAGACCACTTTTTCCTCTAAAAGGAGCAAGAGCTTCACAAATGGTGGTGCAGCAGTGGAAAAAGTCACTGTGCAGAAATTACTGTCTTTTAAGTGTCTGCTTTTGTTAATCAGACGGGAAATATAAAGATGGAAGGTCAAGAAAGCGGGAACTCAAggactgttttcttctttctagcGCAACATCAAATCACCATTTCTAGTACCTGTTAGATCGAGAATGGACATCACAAGGCCAAAAGTATAACTAGCTAGAGTTTTGGCTAGAGCCAAAAGTATAactagagagggaaaaaaaaaattgttttccagttGTCTGACTTCACAAATACAACTAAACTGCTTTCTATTCAACTTGGCCATACACTTCAAGCAAACTCTTTCTAGTAAGATCATTCACAACCTGAGGAGTATCACATATAACTGTTTTCCCTCCCGAGACAGGTATTAGAAGTTAGCTAAAGCTAAGGACTGAGGGGGgatgagaagagaagaaacaacCAACACTTCCACAAAGAAATCAAATCAGTACATAGGAGAATAAAAACATGTCATAGTGGAAAACTGCACAGGAATGCCCCGAGCGCCATCACAGCGAGCACGTTCCATGCTGTGCTTCAGCCGTTGAAGCAGTCACACAGggacaactcttttttttccccaaatcatgGCATATTCATATCTCCAATGAGACAATTCTCAAGTAGAAGAGACTGAGGGACCCCTTATTTTACTACTTCCACCCAGGGACGCATAGTTGTCAGTTCACCTAGGGAAAGATCACTAACTCTCCTAATTTCCgagcacagaatggtttgggttggaagggccctttaaagGGCATCCAGTCCAACGCCCCTacgatgagcagggacatcttcaactagatcaggttgttcagagccccgtccaacctcaccttggatgtttccagggatggggcatctaccacctctctgggcaacctgggccagtgtttcatcgccctcagtgtaaaaaaatttctttagtctgaatctactctcttttagtttaaaacaatcaccccttgtcctgtcaaaCAGCCCCCTACAGCAAATCACCACTCTGCCAAAACTCACCGACTACACCCGGCACCCATCTCCAGTGACGAAGTGAGAGAAGTCTCCTTGAACTTGTCGAGAGTCTCTGGATGGGAAGCGCGGATGCATCTCCCCCGGAAACGAGGAGCTATACCCAGCTGTAAACAGTACACCGATAAATAACAGCACTCGCCACGttttcttttctgacatttttattaaTCAAAGACAGCATGACTTCCATATTTTGAGTGATCAGAGAGATCCCAGGAGACGCTTTCACAGCTAAGATAAGCTTAACCAAAAGATACATTGCAGAATAAATCATGGATTGGCGTAACACCCTCGTTATGACTGGGTGAACTGGTGTCACTGGCACCCTGCGTAGCACAAGCGGGGATCCTCAGGAAGGGAATATGTCATTGGCAATGGACCACGACTCTTGCAGGGATGTGCCAAGTgctccagaagagaaaaaggagaatttgaCATTGTACCTGACCGAGAGGGTCCCCAAGTCCCGGAGAAATGCCAAAGGTCTTTCTCCACCACTGAGGCAGAGCAACGTCCACACCACTTCTGCTCCAGACCTCTTACACATACAAACCAAGCGGTTTTTATTCATGCTATATAATACACGTATATTTCGTATTGGCATTTATAGAGTTGCgtaaaagtgaaaatataaagTTCTGCAAGGTTTTGTTTAATACTCTTAGGTGGAAGCTTGAAGGGTTAAGTTTACATGACACTGTttcccaacaaaacccaaacgcTTACTGTGTGGGAAAATAAACTAGATGTGCCATTTCAATTCCTTAGCATTTTATAAACTATTTTCAGTATTCCAATAAATACTCAGTGCAAAGCACATGCTTAGTTAAAATCCTAGACGTGGAtaaaggagggggggaagctTGCAAAAGAAGCTAGCATGTGTTGTCTGCATGctcacagaaatataaaaagaggcattattttggttttggtttaagAAATGTAGATGTTTTCTCCCAAAATAACAGTACTTACAAGGTTATATCACTGgcttgtagaaagaaaaaaaaatataattacagtgATGGGAACAAAGAGTCTACATCACTTGAAACTAAGTATTTCCATACTCATCAAAACAATATTTCCAAactcaccaaaaaaccccacagaaatcccaaccaaaaccaaTCACAATTTATGGGATGGTAAGAAATTATAGTTTTCCAGCATAAAAACCTACAGTATTCCTTCCCTTTCACATCACCCACGGAAGTTTGCCGAGGTTCTCCACAAGATAACACCACTTCTTAACAAGTTATTTTCCCCATGAATACGGTACACCAAAATACCTGAACTCCCTATAACGGGTAACAATATACGTCTCCTTCCCATGGCTGGAGATGGTGATTTAACAGATGGAACCTCAGGAAACAGAATTTAACATTAAAAGGTAATGTTTCAGCCCACAGTTAGGAACTGAAAATGCGAGAAGTAACGATTCAGAAGAGAGTTAATGATTTTGTATAATCTCAGCTTGATAGTACGGCATACAAATCGGGATTATTACAGAAGCATCCATAACATGGTCATTACGGAGGCAATACTGAAGGCTGCTTTGTTAACCCCAGTAGTTGCGCTCTCGTTGCACAAGTCGTGTTGGCAGcaaaagaattcaaaattatcCAACTGGAAGAATTCGGCAATATCATTCATGCTGCACTGGGATGCCTTCCAGCAGGAGGAAGTTCTCAATTTacctacaaaacaaataaaattaaacagattAAGAGACTATTGAAAGTAATACCATTTTCGGTACGGAGCGAGAATCACTGCCTAGGCTGCCGCGTACTTGCTTTTTTAGCTTATTTTCAAGCGTTTAGAAGTTTCTAAATTTGCCTTCCCTAGGAATTTAAAAGTGTGAATGGCGATAGCAAGCCATGGTCCTGCCTCCACAAGACTCTCTTGTACTTCTTAGCGTAGGTTAAGATTTCTAGCTCAAGCTAACCAGTGCTTCCAATTCAGTCCAAAAGACCCCCTGGGAGATACAGGGTGAAGATTGAGTGATACCTGCTCTGGGGCTCCCGACACAGAAGGACAATGTGCCACCACCTAGCTCAAGTTGCACTGCTCTTGCATTGTCCTACAGCACGGCCGTCCTCCTTGCACAAAGCTCAGAGCAAGTCCAGTAACTCAAGCTAGTTTTTGTGCTGAAGACAAGTCCCGTCAGACCTGACCGGCGTCATTTCCAGAAACAACATGCAGAAGACAGAGCTCAAAGAGAAGAACAGTCCTCCCTTTT
Encoded here:
- the LOC141742880 gene encoding CD59 glycoprotein-like, with protein sequence MIKMNCILLTACLVLVAFCSSGYALRCYHCDNSPSLCKTNSTCLATEDTCLQMKFGKLRTSSCWKASQCSMNDIAEFFQLDNFEFFCCQHDLCNESATTGVNKAAFSIASVMTMLWMLL